The following are from one region of the Macrobrachium nipponense isolate FS-2020 chromosome 21, ASM1510439v2, whole genome shotgun sequence genome:
- the LOC135198067 gene encoding protein Star-like isoform X2: MELLEKVSVSTMETSDEEKILLSMEDLLRSPLSVRPSNPWLIKRIRTHFLNPPSTYPYNFSFTEDPLKGKMAMIRKVLKEKRDGFFIESSALDGESNSHTLALERELGWKGVLIEGNPKYVEGLRLKNRKAWTVNACLSVNQYPIKVTMKPDLTTGQTNKPQMGTTTRPILSEVQCFPLYSILLALNTTVIDFFHLDVAGDEIRVLKTIPWAKVDIKVLYVKSNYALNWKMELKKYLTSNDYTVFRDELHYTLFTKNGYVP; encoded by the exons ATGGAACTGTTAGAAAAGGTATCAGTATCAACCATGGAGACGTCAGATGAAGAGAAAATCCTCTTATCAATGGAAGACTTACTAAGGTCTCCACTCTCCGTTAGACCATCAAACCCATGGCTGATTAAG AGAATTAGGACACATTTTCTGAATCCCCCTTCGACGTACCCATACAACTTCAGCTTCACCGAGGACCCACTCAAAGGGAAAATGGCGATGATTCGAAAAGTTCTCAAAGAAAAG agGGACGGATTCTTTATAGAAAGCAGTGCTCTGGATGGAGAAAGTAACTCACACACACTAGCCCTTGAAAGAGAACTTGGATGGAAAGGAGTACTCATTGAAGGAAATCCAAAGTACGTGGAAGGCCTGAGGCTGAAGAACAGAAAGGCATGGACAGTCAATGCATGTCTAAGCGTCAATCAATATCCTATCAAG GTGACCATGAAACCAGACTTAACAACTGGTCAAACCAACAAACCACAGATGGGAACTACGACTAGACCAATCTTGTCCGAAGTTCAATGTTTCCCTCTGTACTCGATCCTATTGGCCCTCAACACCACGGTCATCGATTTCTTTCATCTAGATGTCGCAGGAGACGAGATTAGAGTTCTAAAAACTATCCCATGGGCCAAAGTAGACATAAAG GTACTTTACGTCAAAAGCAATTACGCTCTCAACtggaaaatggaattaaaaaagTACCTAACAAGTAATGACTACACAGTCTTTCGAGATGAATTACATTATACACTCTTCACGAAAAATGGCTATGTTCCTTAG
- the LOC135198067 gene encoding uncharacterized protein LOC135198067 isoform X1: MKDLFFGLRSRWLLKILLGCCFLVIIIQYLGNGTLVAWRHLATMELLEKVSVSTMETSDEEKILLSMEDLLRSPLSVRPSNPWLIKRIRTHFLNPPSTYPYNFSFTEDPLKGKMAMIRKVLKEKRDGFFIESSALDGESNSHTLALERELGWKGVLIEGNPKYVEGLRLKNRKAWTVNACLSVNQYPIKVTMKPDLTTGQTNKPQMGTTTRPILSEVQCFPLYSILLALNTTVIDFFHLDVAGDEIRVLKTIPWAKVDIKVLYVKSNYALNWKMELKKYLTSNDYTVFRDELHYTLFTKNGYVP, from the exons ATGAAGGATTT GTTTTTTGGATTAAGAAGCAGATGGCTTCTCAAAATACTATTAGGCTGCTGCTTTCTGGTAATCATTATCCAATATCTGGGTAATGGAACGTTGGTAGCGTGGAGAC ACCTGGCAACGATGGAACTGTTAGAAAAGGTATCAGTATCAACCATGGAGACGTCAGATGAAGAGAAAATCCTCTTATCAATGGAAGACTTACTAAGGTCTCCACTCTCCGTTAGACCATCAAACCCATGGCTGATTAAG AGAATTAGGACACATTTTCTGAATCCCCCTTCGACGTACCCATACAACTTCAGCTTCACCGAGGACCCACTCAAAGGGAAAATGGCGATGATTCGAAAAGTTCTCAAAGAAAAG agGGACGGATTCTTTATAGAAAGCAGTGCTCTGGATGGAGAAAGTAACTCACACACACTAGCCCTTGAAAGAGAACTTGGATGGAAAGGAGTACTCATTGAAGGAAATCCAAAGTACGTGGAAGGCCTGAGGCTGAAGAACAGAAAGGCATGGACAGTCAATGCATGTCTAAGCGTCAATCAATATCCTATCAAG GTGACCATGAAACCAGACTTAACAACTGGTCAAACCAACAAACCACAGATGGGAACTACGACTAGACCAATCTTGTCCGAAGTTCAATGTTTCCCTCTGTACTCGATCCTATTGGCCCTCAACACCACGGTCATCGATTTCTTTCATCTAGATGTCGCAGGAGACGAGATTAGAGTTCTAAAAACTATCCCATGGGCCAAAGTAGACATAAAG GTACTTTACGTCAAAAGCAATTACGCTCTCAACtggaaaatggaattaaaaaagTACCTAACAAGTAATGACTACACAGTCTTTCGAGATGAATTACATTATACACTCTTCACGAAAAATGGCTATGTTCCTTAG